A region of the Scylla paramamosain isolate STU-SP2022 chromosome 24, ASM3559412v1, whole genome shotgun sequence genome:
cacctgatgccttcatcatgcctaaagttgtaaaaaagaggaagcgtgttgtgcttacacttaagcagctgatcagatcagctgctgattaagatcagctgatctttgttatggtaagatgcgtgagtgttgggtggtgattgtggacataatttcacttctattcaagtatccggcaatattcaagtatccggcatgtcggcggtcccattgatgccggataagagggattttactgtattcatTTTTATATGCAGCaatactactgctgcatatttcaACCTTGGGCATATCATAGTTACAATcagtttcttcatcatttccttatCTACATATCTGAATGCTTCTTTTATGTTCCTCACCCATAACCCTATTTATGTGTTTCTCTAGTGATATATTATTGGATACAGTTACTCACAAGTCCTTTTCCATTgtcatttctcttttcactctCCCCAAATTCCATTACACTGCATTTTCTGATGTTGGATTCCATTTCCCAGCTATGACTCCATTCCCGTAGTCTGTTCAAATCCTGCTGCAGTGCTTGGcaatcctcttcccttcccacctttCTAAGTAACttggcatcatctgcaaacaaactcacacaactgtttattccttctatcatattattaatatatacTGCAAATATTACTGGAGCCAGTACTGACCCTTGTGGAACTTTACTGATCACTGTTGCTCACAAGGACTTTCCATCTctaccattctcatttctctgtccttcAAAAAATCCCTCCATCCACTTCAAAATCACTCCATCTAGATCttcaatgtttttgatcttccaTAGCAGTCTCTTATGTGGTACCTTATTAAATGCTTTTAGTAGATCCAGATAAATTCCATCTGCCTagccatctctttcttgcactATATCCATCACCCTCGAGTAGAAACATAAAATATGTCATGCATGATCTTCCTTCTCTAAAACCAAATTGCCTATCAGTCAATCTGTTCTTGTCTTCTAGGTACTTTATCCATCTTTAATTATTCTTTCACAAATCTTAGCAACCACACTTGTCAGGGGCACTGGTCTATAATTCAATGGCTCTTCCCAACATCCCCTTTATAAATTGGAACAATGTCTGCTCTCTTccagtgtgtgtgaatgtatgttgctttgtctgggccaccccatataagattgccagcctggtagatagataaatagtggTGTGGGGACTTACTGGGTGGGGAAGGGTGCTGTGATGCTGCTGATGGAGCTGCTCTGAGATGCTCTGCTGAGGAGGTTGATCCAGGGCAGGCTGCAGCACAAGGGATAGGTTGTCCTTCACTGCCTTCTGCAGTGGCTGGCTCAATTGTTTCACAAGAAGGTCTGCTGAGTGCTCTGACACACCAATCCCGTGTTTCCTCAGCTCCTGTGGAAGTGTGCAGGATGCTGAGTGTGGAATGAATCAATTGGAATTACGTTTGTGAAATGACTGGCAAAAGTGATGAATACAAAGGGCTCACCAGTATTAGGACTAGATGAAGAATAAAAGGCATAATATGCAGCTCAAATTAAATGACAGATCAATGCATGGATTTAAGgcacaaatgtgtgtgtgtgtgtgtgtgtgtgtgtgtgtgtgtgtgtgtgtgtgtgtgtgtgtgtgtgtgtgtgtgtgtgtgtgtgtgtgtgtgtgtgtgtgtatttacctagttgtaatttacagggcctgagctaaTCCCATGTGGTCTCATCttcatatctacacttgtccagttttccttaaagttgtgcacactcattGCCAATACTACCtcctcacttagcttgttccaaacttctatatttctctgtgggaaactatatttctttgtgttactcaagcatcttccttttcttagtctTTTGCTGTGGCCTTGtgtgtatctggtattttctacttctttaAGCAGtagtttcttcctctctattccacaatttatGTATCATTATCaagtctccttttctcttttttgttccaATGTAAGcagattcatttcctttaacatgtcttcatatgttaattcttccagttctggaaccatcttcattgccatcctttgtattctttctagttttttgacatgtttcttcttgtgggagaccacactgattcaacatattccagctttggtctaattatagtggtaattatctttctcatcatatctttatccatgtagtggaatgctgttccaatatttctcaccattctatatgtatctctgaatagCCTTTCTACAAGCTTCTCTGactgttgactatcctgtatCATTACTCAcagatcttttttttcttgtacttttattatttcttcacttcccattttatatgtccattttggtctcttttcacttttttttcccatttccattacatgacattttttcacattaaattttatctcccatttcttactctcCAGTCCCAGATTCTATTCAAATTCTCTTGTAAAATTTCaatctttgttgtttcttatatgtctttGTAACTTTGCACTGTCTGCAAACAAACTCAAgtaactctttactccttcaggcatatcatttatgtagatcaggaaaagtattggtgccagcactgatccctgtggtactccactatctgtttttctccattttgattttatatcttttactactgttctcatttctcttccctttaaatgactttccatccagttttttttttttttcccatttaatCCTCCTAGATCTTCTAGCTTCCACAGTAGCCTGCTGTGgagaactttgtcaaaagctttttttttatatctaaatacacacaatctacccatttatctctctcctgtgtTATATTAGTCACTCCTGAATAGAAGCTCAtcaaattttttatatataattgcttttgtctaaagccatattgtttttctgttataatattatgtttttctagcactttttcacagatcttacatactatgctggtcattgatactggtctacagtttagtggttcttctttctttccatttttataaattggcactgtctgctctcttccattccttaggcaCTCTTCCACTTGATAATGAGCACTTTATTATGTTAAATACTGGTTCAGTTAATtgtttcctgcactcttttaaaatgaaacctgataTTCCATCTGGtccttttgcttttctctcttccagttcctccctCACTTTATAAACTTTTCTTTGATTACTGTAATTCCCCACATTTGCTTTTATGTCTTctcatcttgtggttctttaaattctgatttTTCTGTGAAAACTTGTTGAAACTTTTTATCTAGTaattcattcatgtattttgggtcttcatatgtttaatttccatccttcaacatttctagtttttcttttagttaaatttttccatttatgaatttgtagaacagttttggttcatccctgcacttttcaactatatccttttcatatcctttctcttcctctctccttattttcacatgttcatttcttgctatcttaaaAGGCTTCTATATTTTTTGgagttttgatttattttcattcttatccatgctttgtctcttttttttctctgcactTGCACATCTTGCACTGAACCACACCtgttttcaagaccttttaacatatctaccaacatctcttcatgctcttcttttcgccaagcattggtcataggtgtcacatacactcctacataatccttccatttccacttttaATCAtaacttgtagaatttcagattTATCTTCACCTTTTATTACCTTCACtttaacacattttttagtcagaatgatcactccacctcctcccttgtcacttttatttctcatctataaatcatatttatcatcaccaatgtcaggagtttcccattcatttttttttcattttgtctcacataatacaacatCTGGTGCATTCTGTTTAACAACTCATTTATTTCCatatttgttgacattaatccatttacattagtataacatactttacttactgtttgatttaccatttctttattctcatatctcttactctccagaaaactTCTGTTCactgttcatttttttgtttagcctcatttaccagctccttttgcttcaaccttcCAGTCTCACCCAgatctctttttatccatacattcttatattcttcatctccagacaacctccaagacccaTTTATTATGTCTTCTGtttgtacctgtgttgcaaaccttattcttatgggtctcattttcttcttcatatttcccaattctaTGAAACTCTCCCACTTGGTTTAttacctgactgtcttcacctgtCACTTCCTTCAGTAAGTTattcaacaggttcttttccttttcctctctttgatttctgcttactattttttcttcctttaaaccaaatacaattacttgtttatatttttctagtgtctctcactaacttttctcttctttaataacatttaccactttctGCCTCAagtttgtttctcattttcttgttgttctattattttctttggtgATTCTTCTTCAGCTTTacattcatttatctacttattttgcctcatttccacatcctttacacttgccttcatttcctcatttcctttctgaacagtttctacTTTCTCCTTTATGTTTCTTCAAACAGTCATTTTTCACCTCCAACTTTTCATTTCTATCTTCCATCTCAATCAACTTTGTTGTAATATTCACCAACTCTATACCTGTCTCCTGGTGTGCCTCCAATGTCTTTACTCTCTCCAAtaacttgtccatcatttcCTCCATATACAAAATCTTTCTACACTGCAACCTATAAttcagttctctttcttctccagtgAAACCTTAAAAAATCCCCTTTCCTTTGGGGTGCCGCCATCCACTATGTTTGTccaaagcgtgtgtgtgtgtgtgtgtgtgtgtgtgtgtgtgctctactGACCTGGAAGAGAGGGTGGATGTGATGGACAGCAAGCCCTGCCCTTGTGGCCACCAAGCTGAGGAGGAACTGCCCACCCCAGTCATCTGTGTTCTTGCTCGATGGCTGcacaataaataacataagcaaatgaatatgtaaatgtttcaacaaataaataaatacattatattcagtagatatatatatatatatatatatatatatatatatatatatatatatatatatatatatatatatatatatatatatatatatatatatatatatatatatatatatatatatatatatatatatatatatatatatatatatatataaacaataatCATATTTATCATAAACATCAACTTTTACATTCACTTCTTTTCaccatttctttttacttctttgaGCTCATAAGGCCAATTCATTAAACATTTGGAAGGTAAGCCTCTGAAACGTTATCCCAACACCAGACTCCAAACCACAAAATGGCCATGCAGATTTATTAAACACACATCCCACCAGACAGTTCGGGGGGAGTTGCTGAGAATGTTGGCAGCCTTGAGGTCCTAGGGTTGGCAGGCCTGAgtgatgacgtgtgtgtgtgtgtgtgtgtgtgtgtgtgtgtgtgtgtgtaataataatattaataataataataataataataaacggtttattctttaggcagtcaacaaactgaaaatgtacattgggggtggggaaatacttgacattaatcctaaaggtaagtcaaatctagaagtcaaatctagaagggactattgattgatggctcgcaccatggtgggaatcgcactgagtctgtaccggtccgtacgcggcgcctttaggggcgttatcttgttgtggtgtctggtggcacgggcggggcgaggcgcgtcaggcggcagcatgtttctgagacgtggatgattcagtgtgtgtgtgtgtgtgtgtgtgtgtgtgtgtgtgtgtgtgattcacctacaatcgtctgctggtcacccagccagccattaccCTGTGGAAAGAtcgactgatctttgggtaggactgagaccacttacacaccacacatcaggacagcaaggtcacaacccctAGAGTTACATCTCGTACCTACTTACTGCAAGATGAcaaggggctacacattaagaggcttgcccatttgcctTGCCACTCCTTGGATTcaaacccaggccttcttggttgtgagccaagcatGCTAAACACTACactatgtagtgtgtgtgtgtgtgtgtgtgtgtctgtgtgtgtgtgtgtctatatatatatatatatatatatatatatatatatatatatatatatatatatatatatatatatatatatatatatatatatatatatatatatatatatatatatatatatatatatatatatatatatatatatatacacatatatatgtatgtctgcctacattcaacctgttcctaaaaacggtgagcattctaatccctcaaactaccgtcctattgctttaatttcctgcctatctcaagtttttgaatctatcctcaacaggaagattcttaaacatctatcacttcacaaccttctatctgatcgccagtatgggttccgtcaaggccgctctactggtgatcttctggctttccttactgagtcttggtcatcctcttttagagattttggtgaaacttttgctgttgccttggacatatcaaaagcttttgacagagtctggcacaaagctttgatttccaaactaccctcctacggtttctatccttctctctgtaacttcatctcaagtttcctttctgaccattctactgctgctgtggtagacggtcactgttcttctcctaaatctattaacagtggtgttcctcagggttctgtcctgtcacccactctcttcttattattcattaatgatcttctaaaccaaacttcttgtcctatccactcctatgctgatgataccaccctgcacttttccacatcttttcatagacgtccaacccttcaggaggtaaacatatcacgcagggaagccacagaacacctaacttctgatctttctaaaatttctgattggggcagagcaaacttggt
Encoded here:
- the LOC135112776 gene encoding uncharacterized protein LOC135112776 isoform X1, whose protein sequence is MGGAGLGAAEGHEGCWLAPQGTLFLTTPPPQGHCPGACPIVRVCAANASAWGSSKPCDSAYPHHSRPEPEPATPCSTDAAEHRALSHRCCHTTAHGAGQKQHDGTGHQVCHRARTQMTGVGSSSSAWWPQGQGLLSITSTLSSSILHTSTGAEETRDWCVRALSRPSCETIEPATAEGSEGQPIPCAAACPGSTSSAEHLRAAPSAASQHPSPPNDAKLLRKVGREEDCQALQQDLNRLREWSHSWEMESNIRKCSVMEFGESEKRNDNGKGLAQYE
- the LOC135112776 gene encoding uncharacterized protein LOC135112776 isoform X2, coding for MLQLGEAPSLVTLRTHIIPGLSLSQPHLALQMLQNTGLSATAAATPLLMVLVKNNMMEQAIKFVKETKVPLNVGDTLSTLAPAWHSNPKSIISLLALLMHHGQEPSSKNTDDWGGQFLLSLVATRAGLAVHHIHPLFQELRKHGIGVSEHSADLLVKQLSQPLQKAVKDNLSLVLQPALDQPPQQSISEQLHQQHHSTLPHPMMPSYLERWEGKRIAKHCSRI